GGCCCCCGACGCGCGGGCGACCGTGCTGGCCCACGCGCGCGACGCGGGCGCGCCGGACGGGCTGGCGACGCTGCCGCTGCACGGCGACGACGAGCCGACCGAGCAGCGGGCGGGCGTGCGGTGGTCCGACGACGAGGGCTGGCACGTCGCCGGCGCGCTGTGCCGCGGGCACGACGTCGTCCTGGTCACCGCGCTCGCCGCGGACGACGAGCAGCGTGCGGCGGTCGAGCGCGTGGTCACGACGCTCGAGCCGCACGACCGGCCGGCCCGGTGGTGGCGGCGTCGCCGCTGACGTCGCCACTGACGTCGCCGCTGACGTCGCCACTGACGTCGCCACTGACGTCGCCACTGACGTCGCCACTGATCCGCATCGAGCGCTGCGCGCGCTCCGCCGCCGCGGCGATGTTGCGCTGCATGCCGCCGAACACCACGCCGTGGAACGGCGCGACGGACCACCAGTAGAGCTGGCCCGCCAGCCCGCTCGGGTGGAACAGCGCGCGCTGCGAGAACACGACGGGCGCCGTCGTCCACGCCTGGCCGTCATCACGGTCGTCATCGCGGTCGTCACCCTGGTCGTCGTCGTTGTCGTTGTCCTCGCGCTCGACGCGCAGCTCGAGCCACGCGAGCCCCGGCACGCGCATCTCGGCCCGCAGCCGCAGGAGCCGGCCGGGCTCGACGGCCTCGACGCGCCACCAGTCGACGGCGTCGTCGACGAGCAGGCGCCCGGGGTCGCGGCGGCCGCGGCGCAGCCCGGGCCCGCCCACGACCGTGTCGAGCAGGCCGCGCACCTGCCACGCGAACGGCCACGAGTACCAGCCGCGTTCGCCGCCGACACCCTCGATGACGCGCCACAGCGCCGCGGGGGACGCGTCGACCTGCACGCGCCGCTCGTCGACGTACAGCGAGCCGCCCGCCCAGTCCGGGTCGCTCGGCAGCGGGTCGGACGGTGCGCCGGGCAGGGACGCCGACGACCAGCGGGTCGCCACCGACGCCTCCTGCACGCGTCGCAGCGCGAGCCGGACCGCTCGTCGGAACCCCACGAGGCCGTCGGGCGGGTCGGGCACGTACCGCGCGACGTCGTGCTCGCGGCAGACGACCTCGTGCACGAGCGACCCGACGAGCGGCCGCGCGAGCCCGCCGGGCACGGGCGTGACGAGCGACACCCACAGGCTCGACAGGCGCGGCGTGAGCAGCGGCACGCCCACGATGACGCGGTGCCGCAGCCCGGCCTCGGCCGCGTAGCCCTGCATCATGTCGCGGTACGTCAGGACGTCCGGGCCGCCGATGTCGAAGCCGCGGTTCACGTCGGGCGGCATCGCGGCGGCGCCGACGAGGTAGCGCAGCACGTCGCGCACCGCGATCGGCTGGATCCGGTTCTCGACCCAGCGCGGCACGGTCATCGCGGGCAGCCGCTCGGTGAGGTAGCGCATCATCTCGAACGACGCGGAGCCCGAGCCGAGGATCACGGCGGCCCGCAGCACGGTGGTCGGCACTCCGCTGCGCAGCAGGATCTCGCCGACCTCGGCGCGCGACGCGAGGTGCTCCGAGAGCTCCTCGTCGTCCGGCGTGAGACCGCCGAGGTAGACGATGCGCCCGACGTGCTCGGCGGCCGCGGCGTCCGCGAACGCCTGCGCCGTGCGGCGGTCCCGCGCGGCGAACTCGCGGCCGGTCCCGAGCGAGTGGATGAGGTAGTAGGCGACGTGCGCACCGCGCAGCGCAACGGCGATCTCGTCGGCGTCGGCGGCGTCGGCCTGCACGACCTCGACGTCGTCGAACCACGGGCGCCCGCGCAGCCGGTCGGGCGTGCGCGCGACCGCCCGCACGCGGTAGCCCGCGGTCAGCAGCTCGGGCACGAGCCGGCCCCCGACGTAGCCCGTGACGCCCGTGACGACGGCCAGTGGCGCGTCGGGGCGCGATCGGCCGTCGTCGCCGAGGCCGGGCACGAGCCCGGGCAGGCTGTGCGCGACGGGCTCGGGCGCGAGGTCGTCGTCGGTCGTCATCGTGGCAGTCTGCGGCACGGGTGCGCGGCCCGCACGGCGGGCGGACCGGCGTGAGCGGTCAGCCGAGGAGGCGCAGCGTCTCGCGCTCCGCGACGGCCTGCGAGCGGGTCGGGCGGATCGTCTCGCCGCGTTCCCACAGGTCGACGACGCGCGGGTCGATGTAGGACGCGCGGCACACCGCAGGCGTGTTGCCGAGTTCCTCGGCGACGTCCCGCACCACCTGCGTGACCACGCGGCGGCGTGCGCGGTCCGACGCGGGGGCCGGTCCGGCGGCCGCGAGGCCGCGTGCCGCGAGCACGGTCGCGTGCCACGTGCGGAAGTCCTTGGGCGTCGCGTCGTCGCCCAGGCGCTCCTTGACGTACGCGGCGACGTCGGCGCTCGTGACGTCGCGCCACACGTGCGCCGCCTCGTCGCGCCACGCGAGCAGCTCGGGGGAGTCGTCGCGCCGGCGCACGAGCGTGCGCACGAGCTCGGCGACGTCGTCGTCCTCGACGACCGTGTCGCGCACCTGCCCGGACTTGGCGGGGAAGTGCAGATGGACGCGTCCGGGGTCGGCCTCCGACTCGGGCGCCAGCACGCGCACGTGGTCCTTGCGCAGCGTCGCCAGGCCGTACGAGCCGTGCTTGAGGGCGTACCCCTCGCCGCCGACGCGCAGGTACGCCAGGTCGAGCAGCCGGAACGCGAGCGCGAGCGCCTTGTCCCGCGGGAAGCCGTCGAGCTGCAGGTCGCGGCGCACGCGGCGGCGGGCCGCGGGCAGCCGCCGCGCGACGTCGAGCACGTGGTCGTGCTTGAGCCGGTCGCGTCGCACGCGCCACTGCGGGTGGTACAGGTACTGGCGGCGCTGCGCGTCGTCCAGCCCCGCGGCCTGGATGTGGCCGTGCGGCAGCGGGCAGATCCACACGTCCTGCCACGCGGGCGGGATCGCGAGCGCGACGATGCGCGTCAGGTGCTCGTCGTCGGTGATCCGGACGCGCTCGTGGTCGAGGTACACGAACCCGCGGCCCGCCCGGCGGCGCGTCCACCCCGGTGAGTCGATGCGGACCCGACGCAGCCGCACCACGAGCGCCGCCTCAGCGCTCCGCCGACGGCGCGCGCCGTCGGGACAGCCGCGACGGCCACCACGTGCGGTGGTCGAGGTCGTGCACGAGCGCCGGGACGAGCAGCGTGCGCACGACGAACGTGTCGAGCAGCACGCCGAACGCGACGAGGAACGCGATCTGCGCGAGGAACAGCAGCGGGATGACGACGAGCGCCGCGAACGTCGTCGCGAGCACCACGCCCGCCGACGTGATGACGCCGCCCGTCACGGCGAGCCCGCGCACCACGCCCGCGCGCGTCCCGTCGCGCAGCGACTCCTCCCGGACGCGGGTCATGAGGAAGATCGAGTAGTCGACACCGAGCGCCACGAGGAACACGAACGCGAACAGCGGGACGGTCGGGTCGGCGCCCGGGTAGTCGAAGACGTGCTCGAACAGGATCGCCGCGACCCCGAGCGTCGCCGCGAACGACAGCACGTTGGCGAGCAGCAGCACGAGCGCGGCGGTGACCGCCCGCAGCAGCAGCGTGAGGATGACGACGATCACGACGAGCACGACCGGCACGATGACCCGCAGGTCGCGCTGCGCCGCGTCGACCGAGTCGACCTGCTCGGCGGCGGCACCGCCGACGAGCGCGTCCGGCGCCACGGCGTGCACGGCCGTGCGGACGTCGCGCACCGCGTCCTGCGCGTCGCGCGAGTCGGACGGCGCGGTCGTCGCGACGTCGAGGCGCACGAGGCCGTCGACGACGAGCGGCTCGGCGTCGTCGCCCGTCGGCGCCCCCGACGGCGTGCCCGTGAACGCCGCGACGGACGCGACGCCCTCGACGCCCTCGGCGGCCTGCGCGGCGGCGTCCGCGTCGTCCTGCGCGACGACCACCGTGATGGGCTCGACGGCCCCTGCGGGGAAGTGCTCGGCGAGGACCTCCTCGCCCGCCACGGAGTCGACCTCGGTGCGGAACACGTCGGTCTCGCTCGTGCCGGACGCGGAGAACGTCGGCAGGAACGCGGCGAACGCGACGAGTACCGCCGCGGTCGTCAGCCACACGGGGCGCGCGTGCCGGCCCACCCACCGGGCGAGCCGGCCCCACAGGCCCGTGAGGTCGACCGGGTCGGCGGGCCGGCCGGGCGTGGTCGGCACGGCGTCCTCGACGAACCGCGGCGTGCGCGGCCAGAAGAAGAACCGCGAGCGCCGCCCGCCGAGCAGCAGGATCGCGGGCAGGAGCGTGAGGGCCGCGAGGAACGCCGACGCGATGCCGATCGCGGCCACGGGCCCGAGGTTGCGGTTGGAGCCCAGGTCGGACAGCAGCAGGCAGAGCACGCCCGCGATGACGGTCCCCGCCGAGGCGGCGATCGGCTCGAGGCACGCGCGCAGGGCGCGGCGCATCGCGGCGGCGGGGTGCTCGTGGTGGCGCAGCTCCTCGCGATAGCGCGCGACGAGCAGGAGCGCGTAGTCGACGCTCGCGCCGACGACGAGGATCGACAGGATGCCCTGCGCCTGCCCGTTGAGCACGAGGGTCCCGGCGTCCGCGAGCAGGTAGACGACGAGCCCCGCGAGCGACAGCGCGAACACGGCCGTCAGGATCACGACGAACGGCAGCAACGGTGAGCGGTAGACGACGACGAGGATGAGCAGCACCGCGACGAGCGCGACGACCAGCAGGATCCCGTCGACGCCGCCGAACGCGGTCACGAGGTCGGCGACGAAGCCCGCGGGCCCGGTGACCCACGCGTGGAGCCCGGTGTCGCCCGCGGACGACGCGGTCGCGCCGAGCTCGTCGTCGAGGGTCGCGCGCAGGTCGGTGACGAACGCGTCGGTGACCGAGTCCTCGTCGCCGACGAGCTGCTCGGCGGACTCCGCGTCGAGCGAGTAGACGACGAGGAGCGCCTCGCCGTCCTGCGACGGCGTGACGACCGGGTCGGCCGTGAGGTAGTCCGCCCACACGTCGTCGGTGCCGGGCACGGGACGCTCCGGGAACCCCTGCGCGACGGCCGTGACCTGCTCGACCTGCTCGTCGGTCACCTGGCCGCCGCCGGCGGGCGTCAGGACGACGAGCGCGGGCAGCGCGGGCGACTGGACGAACGCGCGGCCGGCCTCGGCAGCGAGCGTCGACTCGGCCGAGGACGGCAGGAACGCCGCGGTGTCGTTCGTCTGGACCTGGGAGAGCTTGCCCTGCGCCTGACCGCCGAACGCCCCGACCGCCATCCAGGCGACGAGCGCGACGGCGACGAGGACGGCACGGACGAGGGCGGGGCGGCGCGACGGCATGTCCCGCATCCTGAGGCACGGCGGCCGTGCGCGCACGGCGAGCGCGCGAAGCGCCCGGGTTCTCCCCGTGCGGCGTGCGTCACGCCTGGTCAGGGGACGCGGACCATGCCCTCCTGGGCGATCGTCGCGACCAGCACGCCGTCACGCGTGAACACGCGCGACGTGCCGAGGCCGCGCCCGCCCTGCGCGCTCGGCGACGCCTGGACGTACAGCAGCCAGTCGTCGACCCGCACGTCGCGGTGCCACCAGATCGCGTGGTCGAGGCTCGCGATCGACATCCCGGGCGTCACCCACGAGCGGCCCGCGCGGCGCAGGACCGGCTCGAGCATCACCTGGTCGCACGCGTACGCGAGCAGCGCGCGGTGCAGCAGCTGACCGTCGGGCAGCGGCGAGCGGGACCGGAACCACACCATCTGCTGCCCGGTCCGCTCGGGTGCGGGACCCAGGTACAGCGAGCCCTCGACGTGCCGGACGTCGAACGCCGCCTCCTGCGTCCAGAACCGCGCCACCGGGTGGTCGATCGGCCCGAGCACGTCGAACACCGAGCGCACGTCCTCGGGTTCCGGGACGCCGGGCGGCATCGCGTCGGCGTAGTCGATGCCGTCCTGCTCGGTCTGGAAGGACGCGATCATCGACAGGATCGGTGCGCCCTTCTGGATCGCGTGCGTGCGGCGGGCCGTGAACGACCGGCCGTCGCGCAGCCGCTCGACCGCGAACGTGATCGGCTCCGCGACGTCCCCGGCGCGCAGGAAGTAGCCGTGCAGCGAGTGGGGGAGCCGGTCGTCCTCGAGCGTCGCGCCGGCCGCGAGCAGCGCCTGCGCGAGCACCTGCCCGCCGAACACGCGCCCACCGGGCTGCGGCAGGCTGCCCGCGGTGAACGTGTCGGGCTGGTCGGGGTCGGGCCGCAGGCGCAGCGCGTCGAGCACCGCGTCGACCCGGTCGGGCGTCTCCATGCCCCGCAGAATCTCACGCGGACGCCACCCGATCGCGGCCGGGCGCGCTGTGACGTCCCGCTCAGCCGGTGCGGGTGGTCAGTCCTCGAACGTGTTGAGCATCGAGTGCGCCGCGCGCTCCAGGTAGTCCCACAGCTGGGCCCGGTGCAGCGGGGCCAGGTCGAGCGAGTCGACCGCGTCGCGCATGTGCGCGAGCCAGCGGTCGCGCGCGTCCGGGTTGACCTTGTAGGGCGCGTGCCGCATGCGCAGGCGCGGGTGCCCGCGCTCCTGCGAGTACGTCGTCGGGCCGCCCCAGTACTGCTCGAGGAACAGCGTCAGGCGCTCGGCCGCGGGGCCGAGGTCCTCCTCGGGGTACATGGGCTTGAGCACCGGGTCGTGCGCGACCCCCTCGTAGAAGCGGTCGACGAGTGCGACGAACGTGTCGTGGCCGCCCACGGCCTCGTAGAACGTCTGGCTCACGCGCCCATCCTCACACGCGCGCGGGACGCCCCGGCACGCCCGTCCGGTCCCGTCACAGCCCGAGGTCGGTGAGCACCGGCAGCGCCGCGCGCACCGTCTCGCGCGCGTCCGCGGCGGACTCCGCCGCGAGCGCGAGCTGCGCGAGCCGGCGGCACTCGTCGAGCGTCGTCGCCTGCAGCACCGCGGCGACGTCCGCGAGCGCGCGCGGCGTCATCGACAGCGACGACACGCCCAGCCCGACGAGCACGGCCGCGAGCGCCGGCACCGCGGCGGCCTCGCCGCAGACGCCGACCGGCCGCCCCTGCGCGGCGCCGCCGCGGCACGTCTCGGCCACGAGGCGCAGCACCGCGGGGTGCCACGCGTCCGACAGGTGCGCGACGCTGCCGAGCAGCCGGTCGGCCGCCATGGCGTACTGCGTGAGGTCGTTCGTGCCGATGCTCGCGAACGCCGCGTGCGCGAGGATCCGGTCGGCGACGAGCGCGGCGCTCGGCACCTCGACCATGACGCCCGCCGTGCTCAGGCCGTGCGCGGCGCAGCGGGCGACGAACTCCTCGGTCTCCGCGACCGTGGCGACCATGGGCGCCATGACCCACACGTCGGCGGACTCCGCCTGCGCGGCGCGCGCGATCGCGGTCAGCTGGTCCTCGAGCACCTCGGGGTGCGTCGTCGCGGTGCGCAGGCCGCGCACGCCGAGCGCGGGGTTCGCCTCGTCGTCCGCCGTGAGGAACGGCATGGGCTTGTCGGCGCCCGCGTCGAGCGTGCGGATGACGACCTTGCGGCCCGGGAACTGCGCGAACACCTCGCGGTACGCAGCGACCTGCTCGTCGATGCTCGGTGCCTCGTCGCGGTCGAGGAACTCGAACTCGGTGCGGAACAGCCCCACGCCCTGCGCGCCCGCCGCGGCGGCGGCCTGCGCGTCCGCGGGTGCGCCCACGTTGGCGAGCAGCTCGACGCGGTGACCGTCGGACGTGCGGCCGTCGCCGTCGAACGTCCGCTCGACCGCCGCGAGCGCCTTGGTGCGCGCGACCTGCTCGTCGTCCGGGTGCAGCGTGACCGTGCCCGCGCCGCCGTCCACGACGACCACGTCGCCGTCCGTGACCTGCGCGTCGAGCCCGCGCGCCGCGACGACGGCCGGGATGCCGCGCGCGCGGGCCAGGATCGCCGTGTGGGCCGTGGGGCCGCCCGCCGACGTCGCGATCGCCAGCACGCGCTCGGTGTCGAGCGTCGCGACGACCGCGGGCGCGAGGTCCGGCGCGACCAGCACGAACGGCTCGTCGCGCTGCGGCACGCCGGGCGCGGGCCGGCCGGTGAGGTCCGCGACCAGGCGGTCACGCACGTCGTGGATGTCGCGCGTGCGCTCCGCGAACAGCCCGCCGAGCGCCTCGAACTGCTCGGCGACCGACTCGGCCGCCTCCCACACCGCACGCTCGGGCACGAGGTGCTCGGTCATGACGCGCTGCACGGCGTCCGCGACGAGCGTCGGGTCGGCGGCGATCGCGGCGGTCGCGTGCAGGACGTCGGCGGAGTCGCCCTCGGCCGCGTCGGCCGCGGCGTCGAGCGCCGCGCACACGCGCCGGGACGCCTCGCCGATGCGGTCCGCGGCGGCCTGGTGGTCCGCGCCGGGGGGCAGGCGCCGCCCGGACGGGGGCTCGGTGACGGGCGGCGGCATGAGCACCGCGGGCGCGACCACGCGACCGGGGCTCACTCCGAGACCGTGCACCACCGTGGGGGGCGGCGGGGTGGGGCTCACGTGGGACGACCTCCTCGACTGACGCCGTCAGTCTGGCCCGCCGCGCACCCGCGCCGCCAGCCGGACACGCGCGAGGCGCGACGCGCGGGGCGCGTTAGGCTGGGCTGACGCGACGACCGGTCGCGAGAACCCCCGGGAGTGGCATTGAGCAAGGCAGAGCAGATCCTCGCCGCACTGGGCGGCGACGCCAACGTCGTCGACCTCGAGCCGTGCATCACGCGCCTGCGCGTGGAGGTGACCGACGCCCAGCTCGTCGACGAGGCCGCGCTCAAGGCCTCGGGCGCGTTCGGCGTCGTACGCTCGGGCCGGATCGTCCAGGTCATCGTCGGCCCCGAGGCGGACAACCTGGCCGCTGAGCTCGACTCCCTGCGCTGACCCCGCCCAGCCCGCCCGAGATGAGCGAGCTGAGGGTCGTCGCGCCCGTACCCGGGGTCGTGCACGCGATCGGTCGCGTCCCCGACCCGGTGTTCGCCGAGCAGATCGTCGGCCCCGGCATCGCGATCGCTCCCGACCACGTCGCACGCCTCGACGTCGTCGCGCCGTGCGACGGGGTCGTCGGGGCGCTGCACCCGCACGCGTTCGCGCTCGAGGTCGACGAGACGCGCTCGGTGCTCGTCCACCTCGGCATCGACACCGTCAAGCTCGCCGGGCTCGGCTTCGACCTGCACGTGCGGCGCGGCGAGGCCGTGCGGGCGGGCCAGCGGCTCATCACGTTCTCGCCCGTCGACGTCGCCGCGTCGGGCATGTCCACGGTCTGCCCCGTCGTCGCGCTGCAGGCCGACCCGGCGCTCATCACGTTCGACGCGGAGCCCGGCTCGCGCGTCGCGGCGGGGGACCCGCTGCTGACCTGGCGGTGAGCCCCGCGTCGTCCGGCACGGGGCCCCGTCAGTCCTCGGGCTTCGGCGGCCGCACGGCGTCGTCGACGGGCGTGTCGTGCGGGTCGGCGTCCGTGACGTCCTCGCGCGTGCCGTCCGCCGGCGCCTGCGCCGCACGGTGGGCCGTGAGCGCGTCGCGCTGGCCCGCGAGCGGCACGTCAGCCTGCTCAAGCACGCGCCGGGCCGCGACACGCAGCGCCCGCGCGACCTCCCACTGCCGCGCGGGCGAGGTCCGCACCCGCATGCGCAGCGTGATCGCCTCCGCCGTGAGCCGCTCGATGCCCGTGATGGTCGGCTCGCCCTGCACGGCGTCGCCGAGCTCGGCCGCGACGTGCGCGGCGGCCTCCTCGAGCAGGCGCTCGACCTGCTCGAGGTCCGCGAAGTAGTCGACGTCGACCTCGACGACCGCGGTCGCCCAGCCCTGCGTCTTGTTGCCGACGCGCACCATCGTGCCGTTGGGGACGTACCAGAGCGTGCCGTCCGCGTCGCGGATCTTGGTGACGCGGAGCGTGACCGCCTCGACCGTGCCCGTCGCGGGCCCGAGGTCCACCACGTCGCCCACGCCGTACTGGTCCTCGAGCAGCATGAACGTGCCCGTGAGGAAGTCCTTGACGAGGCTCTGCGCGCCGAAGCCGAGCGCGACGCCGACGATCCCCGCGGAGGCGATGAACGGCGCGATGTTGACCCCGAGCGTGTCGAGCACGAGGAACACCGCGATCGCGCCGACGAGCACCGCGGCCGTGGAGCGCAGCACCGAGCCGAGCGTGCGGGCGCGCTGCGCGCGGCGCGCGGTGGCCAGCGGGTCGACCTTGAGCAGCGTCTGCGCGACGCCCTTGTCCGCGAGGGGCTTGAGGACGCCGCGCTCGGTGACGGGCGTGCCCTCGGCGATGTGGTCGGTGATGCGGCGGATCAGGCCCTGCAGCAGGACGAGCACGACCGAGCTCACCCCGACGATCAGCAGGATCGTCAGCGGGATGCCCGTGAACCAGTCCCACCACGACGACGGCGAGCTCAGGTCCTCGGGGACGAGCTCGTCCGTCGTCGGCGTGGGCGTCGGGTCGGGCGCCGTGGCGGCCGGGGCGAGAAGGTGCGCGAGACGGTGCACGGTCACTCGGTCTCCTGCGTGACGGGGTCGACGAGCCCGGTGTGCCGGGCCACGAACTGGAGCTGCTCGACGCTCAGCGCGATCGAGCGGGACAGGGCGCGGCCGCCGTGGCCGACGCCGGTCTCGCGACGCACCAGCACCGGCGCGTCCGCGGGCGGTGCGCCGGTCGCGTGCTGGAGCGCGGCGGCGAGCTTGCGGGCGTGCAGCGGGTCGACGCGCGTGTCGCCCTCGAACACCGTGAACAGCGTCGCGGGGTAGCGCGTGCCGTCGACCACGCGGTGGTACGGCGAGTAGCCGAGCAGCCAGCCGAGCTCGGTGGGGTCGTCGGCATCGCCGTACTCCTCGGTCCACGTGACGCCCAGACCGAACCGCTGGTAGCGGACCATGTCGAGCAGCGGCGCCGAGCACACGACCGCCGCGAACAGGTCGGGGCGCTGCGTGAGCGCGGCGCCGACGAGCAGGCCGCCGTTCGAGCCGCCCCAGCACGCGAGCCGTGCGGGCGTCGTCCAGCCGTCCGCGACGAGCAGCTCGGCCACCGCGTGGAAGTCGTCGAACACGTGCTGCTTGTGCTCGCGCATGCCCGCGCGGTGCCAGTCCTCGCCCTCCTCACCGCCGCCGCGCAGGTTGGCCACGACGTACACGCCGCCGGCCTCGACCCACGCGAGCGTCGACGCCGAGTACCCCGGGTCGAGCGAGATCTGGAAGCCGCCGTACCCGTACAGGATGGTCGGCCGCGGCGCCGTCGGGCGCCCTTCGTCGTCGACGAGGTCGGCGCGCGCGACGACGAACGCGCGCACCGCCGTGCCGTCGGCGGACGTCGCCTCGACCTGACGCACCCGCACGTCGGGCACGTCCGCGACGACGCCCGGGGGCGCGGCCCACAGCGAGAGCTCGCGCGTCGTCGCGTCGAACCGGTGCACGCTCGGCACGGTCGTGTGGTCGGTGTACGAGAACCAGACCTCGGGCCCGCCCTCGGGGCGCGTGACCAGGCCGGACACCGAGCCCAGGCCCGGGAGCGGGACCGTGCCCGCGCCGCCCGGCAGCTGCTCGCCCGTCGCGGGGTCGTGGACCGTCACCGACGAGACCGCGTGCCGGCGCCACGACGCGAGCAGCAGGAGCGGCGTCGTGTCGTCCCCGCCGCCGTCCGTGACCGCGACGTCCTCGAGCACGGCCGTCCCGTCCTGCTCCAGCAGCGTGCGCCAGCGGTCCACGCCCGGGTCCGTCGGGTCCGCGACCGCGAGGCGGCCGCGCGGCGCGTCGAGGTCCGTGTGCACGTACAGCCGACCGTCGCGGCCCACCCACACGCCCGTCTGCGCGTCGAGCCCGACCGCGACCTCCACGAACGCGGGCGCCTGCGGCGACGACGCCGTCAGGTCCGCGATCCACACGTCGTTGCGCGGCGCGGTCCCCGCGGACGCCGAGACCACGAGCCAGCGGCCGTCGCGCGAGACGCTCACGCCGTAGTAGCTCGTGACCGGCTGCCCGGCACCGAACACCTCGACGTCCTCGTCGGGCGAGGTGCCCACGCGGTGCAGCCACACGCGGCGGTGGTACTGCCGCTCGTCCTCGGGCAGCAGCTCGGGCGCCAGGCGCCGCACGTAGAAGAACGCCTCGCCGCCCGGCAGCCAGGCGACGGGGGAGTACCGCGCGCGGTCGACCGGCCCGTCCACGACCTCGCCCGTCGCGACGTCCAGCACGCGCAGCACCGACTCCTCCGTGCCGCCGGTCGACGTCTGGTACGCCAGGAGCGTGCCCTCCTTCGAGGGCTGCCACGAGTCGAGCGTCGTCGTGCCCGCTGGGTCGATCGCGACCGGGTCGACCAGCACCCGCTCCGTCGTCGTCCCGTCCGGCCCGGGCTCGACGACCACCACCACCGCGTGCTCCTGGTCGCCCGCGCGCCGCGAGACGAAGCGCCGCTCGCCCCGCCACGCCGGTGCGCTCACGAACCCCGCGCCGAGCAGCGCCTGCAGGCGCGCCGTGAGCCGGTCGCGCGCGAACGGCGTGCCCGCCAGCGCCTCGGCGCCCGCCTCACGTGCCGCCTCGTAGAGCTCGTCCTGCGCGCGCGACCACTCCCGCGTCGCGTCCGCGTCGGCGTCCTCCAGCCAGCGGTACGGATCCGGCACGCGATGGCCGTGCAGGTCCTCGACGAGGTCGTCGCGGGGCGCGGGCGGGTACGTCGCGGGGAGCGTCATGGTCCGCAAGGCTACGACGACCAGCCGACTCGCCCGTGACCTTCGGCCGCGTCCCGGTCGCCCGGCTCTGGCAGGATCGACGTGTGGTCGCCGACTTCACCGCTCCGTCGGACTCCCTGCTGCGGCTCGCCGCGGCGTACGGGGTCGTGCCCGACCACTGGGGGTTCCACGGCGACCTGCAGCGCGCGTCCGCCGGGACGCTGCGCGCGGTCCTCGCCGCACTGGGGGTCGACGCGAGCTCGCCCGAGCGCGTCGAGCTCGCGCTCGCGCACGTCGACGACATGCCGTGGCGGCGCACCGTCCCGCCGACGACCGTGCTGCGCGCCGGCCACGAGCGGCACGTCCCCGTGCACGTCACGCACGGCGACCCGGTGCACGTCTGGCTCGAGCTCGACCCCGAGGCCGTCGCGGCCGGTTCGCCCGGGCGCCGTGACCTGCACCAGGCCGACGTGTACGTCGAACCGCGCACGGTCGACGGCCGCCTCGTCGGGCGCGCGACGTTCGTCGTGCCCGGCGACCTCCCGCTCGGCTGGCACTCCATCCACGCGTCCGGCCCGTCGGCGGCCGCGCGCGGCGTCGTCGTCGTGACGCCCGACCGCCTCGAGCTGCCCGAGCAGCTGCGCGACGGCGGACGCGCGTGGGGGTACATGGCGCAGCTCTACTCGGTGCGCTCGCGCCGGTCGTGGGGCGTCGGCGACCTCGCCGACCTCGCGGACATCGGCTGGCTCGCGGGGCACGAGACGGGCGCCGACTTCCTGCTCATCAACCCGCTGCACGCCGCCGAGCCCACCGCGCCGCTCACGCCGTCGCCGTACCTGCCGAGCACGCGCCGGTTCGTCAACCCGATCTACGTCCGGCCCGAGGCGGTCCCCGAGGCCGCGTACCTCGCGGCCGCCGACCGCTCGCTCGTCGAGTGGGCCGCGGAGTCCGTCCTGCCGCTCGACCTCGACGCCGGCCCGATCGACCGCGACGCCGCGTGGGAGGCCAAGCGCAGCGCGCTCGACGTCGTGTTCGCC
The sequence above is a segment of the Cellulomonas palmilytica genome. Coding sequences within it:
- a CDS encoding SDR family oxidoreductase, with protein sequence MTTDDDLAPEPVAHSLPGLVPGLGDDGRSRPDAPLAVVTGVTGYVGGRLVPELLTAGYRVRAVARTPDRLRGRPWFDDVEVVQADAADADEIAVALRGAHVAYYLIHSLGTGREFAARDRRTAQAFADAAAAEHVGRIVYLGGLTPDDEELSEHLASRAEVGEILLRSGVPTTVLRAAVILGSGSASFEMMRYLTERLPAMTVPRWVENRIQPIAVRDVLRYLVGAAAMPPDVNRGFDIGGPDVLTYRDMMQGYAAEAGLRHRVIVGVPLLTPRLSSLWVSLVTPVPGGLARPLVGSLVHEVVCREHDVARYVPDPPDGLVGFRRAVRLALRRVQEASVATRWSSASLPGAPSDPLPSDPDWAGGSLYVDERRVQVDASPAALWRVIEGVGGERGWYSWPFAWQVRGLLDTVVGGPGLRRGRRDPGRLLVDDAVDWWRVEAVEPGRLLRLRAEMRVPGLAWLELRVEREDNDNDDDQGDDRDDDRDDGQAWTTAPVVFSQRALFHPSGLAGQLYWWSVAPFHGVVFGGMQRNIAAAAERAQRSMRISGDVSGDVSGDVSGDVSGDVSGDVSGDAATTGPAGRAARAS
- a CDS encoding DNA topoisomerase IB: MVRLRRVRIDSPGWTRRRAGRGFVYLDHERVRITDDEHLTRIVALAIPPAWQDVWICPLPHGHIQAAGLDDAQRRQYLYHPQWRVRRDRLKHDHVLDVARRLPAARRRVRRDLQLDGFPRDKALALAFRLLDLAYLRVGGEGYALKHGSYGLATLRKDHVRVLAPESEADPGRVHLHFPAKSGQVRDTVVEDDDVAELVRTLVRRRDDSPELLAWRDEAAHVWRDVTSADVAAYVKERLGDDATPKDFRTWHATVLAARGLAAAGPAPASDRARRRVVTQVVRDVAEELGNTPAVCRASYIDPRVVDLWERGETIRPTRSQAVAERETLRLLG
- a CDS encoding MMPL family transporter; translation: MPSRRPALVRAVLVAVALVAWMAVGAFGGQAQGKLSQVQTNDTAAFLPSSAESTLAAEAGRAFVQSPALPALVVLTPAGGGQVTDEQVEQVTAVAQGFPERPVPGTDDVWADYLTADPVVTPSQDGEALLVVYSLDAESAEQLVGDEDSVTDAFVTDLRATLDDELGATASSAGDTGLHAWVTGPAGFVADLVTAFGGVDGILLVVALVAVLLILVVVYRSPLLPFVVILTAVFALSLAGLVVYLLADAGTLVLNGQAQGILSILVVGASVDYALLLVARYREELRHHEHPAAAMRRALRACLEPIAASAGTVIAGVLCLLLSDLGSNRNLGPVAAIGIASAFLAALTLLPAILLLGGRRSRFFFWPRTPRFVEDAVPTTPGRPADPVDLTGLWGRLARWVGRHARPVWLTTAAVLVAFAAFLPTFSASGTSETDVFRTEVDSVAGEEVLAEHFPAGAVEPITVVVAQDDADAAAQAAEGVEGVASVAAFTGTPSGAPTGDDAEPLVVDGLVRLDVATTAPSDSRDAQDAVRDVRTAVHAVAPDALVGGAAAEQVDSVDAAQRDLRVIVPVVLVVIVVILTLLLRAVTAALVLLLANVLSFAATLGVAAILFEHVFDYPGADPTVPLFAFVFLVALGVDYSIFLMTRVREESLRDGTRAGVVRGLAVTGGVITSAGVVLATTFAALVVIPLLFLAQIAFLVAFGVLLDTFVVRTLLVPALVHDLDHRTWWPSRLSRRRAPSAER
- a CDS encoding acyl-CoA thioesterase — protein: METPDRVDAVLDALRLRPDPDQPDTFTAGSLPQPGGRVFGGQVLAQALLAAGATLEDDRLPHSLHGYFLRAGDVAEPITFAVERLRDGRSFTARRTHAIQKGAPILSMIASFQTEQDGIDYADAMPPGVPEPEDVRSVFDVLGPIDHPVARFWTQEAAFDVRHVEGSLYLGPAPERTGQQMVWFRSRSPLPDGQLLHRALLAYACDQVMLEPVLRRAGRSWVTPGMSIASLDHAIWWHRDVRVDDWLLYVQASPSAQGGRGLGTSRVFTRDGVLVATIAQEGMVRVP
- a CDS encoding globin — encoded protein: MSQTFYEAVGGHDTFVALVDRFYEGVAHDPVLKPMYPEEDLGPAAERLTLFLEQYWGGPTTYSQERGHPRLRMRHAPYKVNPDARDRWLAHMRDAVDSLDLAPLHRAQLWDYLERAAHSMLNTFED